AGGCCGGCCGGCGCATCGACTTCGCCCGCATCGACCGGGAGGCGGCTCGCGCCATCTTCATCCGGGAAGGGCTCATGGCCGGCGAGCTGCGGGGCCGCTACGCCTTCCTGGCCCACAACCAGGCCCTGATCCAGGCCGTGGAGCTTCTCGAGGACCGCTTCCGGCGGCGGGATCTCAGGGTGGATGACGAGACGATCTTCGCCTTCTACCAGACCCGGCTGCCGGCGGGCATCGCCAGCCAAAGTGGTCTCGACCGGCTCATCCGGCGCCGGGGGGGCGACGACTCTCTGCGCCTGACCGAGGCCGATCTCCTGAGGCAGCAACCGTCCGCCGAGGACCGGCACCGCTTTCCCGAAGAGCTTGCGATGGCCGGCACCGTCCTGCCCCTAAGCTACCGCTTCCAGCATGGAGCCGAGGACGATGGCGTCACGGTCATGCTGCCCGCCGATCTGGTGCGCGCGCTGCCGGCCGAGGCCTTCGAGTGGACGGTGCCGGGCCTTCTGGAGGAGAAGGTGGTGGCCCTTCTCCGGGGCCTGCCGAAGTCCATCCGCAAAGAGCTGGTGCCGATCCCCCAGACCGCCTCCCGGCTGTGCCAGGGCCTCGACCCGACAGAGGGCTCTCTTTTCGCCGCGCTGGAGCGGCGGATCCTGCAGCTCTTCGGCCTGCGCATCCCCCGCCAGGCCTGGGCCGGGGCCGCCATCCCCGACCATCTGCGGCTGCGGCTGGCGGTGGTGGATGACCAGGGCCGCACGGTGCGGGCCAGTCGCCAGTGGTCGGACCTGGTGCAGGAGCCCCTGCCGGCGGTGGGGGACCGCCGCCTTACGACCCTGCGCCAGCGCTGGCAGCGCACCGGCATCGGCCTTGCCCCCTTCCCGGAGCTGCCGGAGCGGCTGCCCCTCACCGAGGCCGGCCCCGGGCCGGCGGGCTTCGCCTACCCGGGCCTGGCGGTCAGCCCGGACGGCAGCCTGGGGATCCAGCTCTTCGCCACGGCCGAGGAGCGGGCGCAGCTCGGCCGGGCCGGCCTGGTGGCCTGGGCCAGCCTGGCCTTTGCCAGTGAGCTGCGGCTCCTCAAAAAGGACTGGCGTCTCCCCCGCAACCAGTGGCTGCTCTATGAAGGCTTTGGCGACGAGACCGGCTTCCACCAGGATCTGATGTCCTTCATCCTCACCGAGCTGTTCCAGGCCGCCAGCGGCGTGATGCCGGAGAAGGCGGCCTGGGAGACCCTGAAGGCAGGGCTTGCCGGCGGCGAGTTGGCCCGGCAGGGCCGCCGGATCCGGGAGGGGGTGCTGGCGGTGCTGGGGGAGCGCCGGGCGACCATCGTGGTCATCGGCCGCTTCGAGGGCCTGGCCGGCCGCAGCCCGGCTGATGCCGCCCGCTTCGCCCACTACCGCCAGGAGGTAGCCCGGATCGTGCCCCGGGATTTTTTGACCACCATGACCTTCGCTGATCTGGCCGACCTGCCGCGCTATCTCAAGGCCCTGGCGGTGCGGGTGGAGCGGGCCCACGCCGCGCCGGCCCGGGACAGCGACAAGGCGCGGCAGCTGGAGCGGCACCTGGAGCGGCTGACCGGCATCCGGCCGGAGGCCCTGACCGCCGAGCAGCGGAGCCGCCTGGTGGAATACCGGCAGCTTCTGGCCGAATTCCAGGTCTCCCTCTTCGCCCCGGAGCTGGGCACCCGCCTGCCGGTATCCGCCAAACGGCTGGACGAGAAATGGCAGGAGCTGGGCCTGGGTGGCGCCGGGCGCTGAGATCACCCCGCGCCACGCCTTGGGCAGGGCGCTCGGCGCCGGCGGCTGATTGACTCGGCCAGGCGGCGAGAGTATGTTTGCGGTATGAAAATCAAGACTTCTATCACCCTGTCTGACGATGTTCTGGCGGCGATCGATCAGTGGTCGGGGGATTTCAAAAACCGCTCCGCCTTTATTGAAACGGCCGTCCGTGCCTATGTGGCGCAACTCCTTCGCCTGGAGCGGGAGAGGAGAGATCTTGCCATCCTCAACCGGGAGGCGGACCGGCTGAATCAGGAAGCGGCTGAGGTGCTGGACTACCAGGTCATGCCGTGAAGAGAGGCGAGCTTTATCGGGTGGCCAGTCCCCTGGCGCGGGACCCGCGGAAGCAGCGGGTGTTTGTCGTGGTCAGCCGCCAGGTGCTTATCGAATCACGCTTCTCGACAGTCATCTGCGCTCCCGTCTATTCGGCTCACCATGGCCTATCCACACAGGTGCCCGTCGGCATCGATGAAGGCCTCAAGCACGACAGCAGCATTCACTGTGATGAGCTGGTCAGCCTGCCCAAATCGGTCTTGACCAACTACGTGGGCGTCCTGCCAGCGGCAAAGATGGACGCGCTTGATGAGGCGTTGCATATCGCGTTGGACCTGGTGGGCATGCAGTAGACTTGGGCTGGACGGCAATTGTTCCCCCCGTGCCTCCTCTCCGCAGGGAAAAGAGGTGGCGTTACGCGGCTACACGCCCCACATACAGCCCAGAAGCACACCATGTCGGAGCCAGCCCGGAGAAGAACCGTCTACGCCGATCTCAACGACCTCCCCGAGGGCGTGACCGGAGAGATCATCGACGGCGAGCTGGTGGCCACTCCACGGCCGTCAGGCCGGCAGGTGGGTGGTGCTCGGTACCTATGCCGAGAATGACCAGGTGCAGGTGGAGCCGTTTGCGGCCATCCCCATGGACCTGGGCCTCCTGTGGCTGGAGGAGGACGGCTGATGCGACCGGGGGCAAAATGCCTTTTCACTGTGCCGTCCGGATGGTGTATGATACGTCTCCTTTGTGCGAGCGGCCCGGAGGGGGCCGCGATGCGCTTCTCTTCGGACCGGGCGCGCCATACCCATGCTGGACTTGCTGAGAGCCCTTCGCTGGCAGGACGGGGTCGACATTCTGGTCGTCTCCTATCTCATCTACCGCATCATCCTCATGATCCGGGGCACGCGGGCGGTGCAGATGCTGGCGGGCCTGGCCATCCTGCTCGTGGTCTACTTCCTGGCCCGGGAGTTCGAGCTCTTCACCCTGTACTGGCTCCTGGGCACCTTTCTAAGCTCCATCTTCCTCGTCATCATCATCATCTTCCAGCGGGACATCCGCCGGGCCCTGACCCAGGTCGGCCAGACGCCGCCCATCTTCAAGTCCAAGGAAGCGGCCATCTATGTCCTGGACGAGGTGATCGTCACTGCCCAGTTCCTGTCCAAGCGCAAGATCGGCGCCCTCATCATCCTGGAGCGGGAGACCGGCCTTAAGGACTACCTGGAGAGCGGCCATCCCATCGACGCCCGGCTCTCCAAGGAGCTCCTGGTCACCCTCTTCCAGCCATCCTCGCTGCTCCACGACGGCGGGGTGGTGATCCGCAAGGACCGCATCGTCACCGCCGGCTGTCTGTTGCCCCTCAGCAAGAACCCCTATATCAGCAAGGAGCTGGGCACCCGCCACCGGGCGGCCATCGGCCTGTCCGAAGAGACGGATGCGGTGATCATCGTCGTTTCCGAGGAGACCCAGCGCATCTCCCTGGTCCGCCACGGCGCCATCACCACCAACAT
The Thermodesulfobacteriota bacterium DNA segment above includes these coding regions:
- a CDS encoding ribbon-helix-helix domain-containing protein, giving the protein MKIKTSITLSDDVLAAIDQWSGDFKNRSAFIETAVRAYVAQLLRLERERRDLAILNREADRLNQEAAEVLDYQVMP
- a CDS encoding type II toxin-antitoxin system PemK/MazF family toxin; the encoded protein is MKRGELYRVASPLARDPRKQRVFVVVSRQVLIESRFSTVICAPVYSAHHGLSTQVPVGIDEGLKHDSSIHCDELVSLPKSVLTNYVGVLPAAKMDALDEALHIALDLVGMQ
- the cdaA gene encoding diadenylate cyclase CdaA is translated as MLDLLRALRWQDGVDILVVSYLIYRIILMIRGTRAVQMLAGLAILLVVYFLAREFELFTLYWLLGTFLSSIFLVIIIIFQRDIRRALTQVGQTPPIFKSKEAAIYVLDEVIVTAQFLSKRKIGALIILERETGLKDYLESGHPIDARLSKELLVTLFQPSSLLHDGGVVIRKDRIVTAGCLLPLSKNPYISKELGTRHRAAIGLSEETDAVIIVVSEETQRISLVRHGAITTNMDVATLRSELEKIFVPEEYKTPLWRNWFAKS